One segment of Gilliamella sp. ESL0441 DNA contains the following:
- the spoT gene encoding bifunctional GTP diphosphokinase/guanosine-3',5'-bis pyrophosphate 3'-pyrophosphohydrolase, whose translation MQYFDSLKEVVASYLPPKQVEIIQDAYLFAKKAHEGQFRSSGEPYITHPVAVASILADMRLDYETIIAALLHDTIEDTPVTFQDITNHFGKHVAVLVEGVSKLDKLKFRNRQEAQAENFRKMVLAMTEDVRVILIKLADRTHNMRTLAALRPEKRRRIAKETLEIYAPLAHRLGIHHIKTELEILGFTAMHPNRAKVIENVIRAARGTRKELIQQILSEIRNRLLEANIDAEVEGLEKNIYVIYQKMQMREQHFHSIMDIYIFRIVVKDVDACYRALGLVHNLYKPRLNRFKDYIAIPKANGYQSLHSSLIGPHGTPVEVQIRTEDMDQMAEMGVAAHWVYNANDELNNTTAQIKAQRWMQSLLELQQSVGNSFEFIENVKSDLFPKEIYVFTPKGRIVQLPEGSTAVDLAYAVHSDIGYQCIGAIVDRKPYPLSQPLSNGQTVEIITSPEGRPNANWLNFVVSAKARSRIRQALKLLKRDDAIELGRRLLNLSLIKTGGISSLTTKQIAKIVEITQLPSFDDVLAEIGLGNIMSHFIVKGLEHKELFQNNSDTNKTLVITGSEGVLVTFSKCCHPIPDDPIVGQVSPEKGLIVHHESCRNVTGYQNNPEKYILLKWATDITQQFVAEIWVDISNNQGALGHILSIINDEKAHLQWLNTEEKDRQIYTVILQVEVKNRQQLNELMRKISLQQDVVSVTRNINKR comes from the coding sequence ATGCAATATTTTGATAGCTTAAAAGAGGTTGTAGCATCTTATCTTCCACCTAAACAAGTTGAAATAATACAAGATGCCTATCTTTTTGCTAAAAAAGCACATGAAGGGCAATTTCGATCAAGTGGTGAACCTTATATTACCCATCCTGTTGCTGTCGCCTCAATTTTGGCGGATATGCGACTTGATTATGAAACCATTATTGCTGCGCTATTGCATGACACTATCGAAGATACTCCGGTAACATTTCAAGATATTACTAATCATTTTGGTAAACATGTAGCTGTTTTAGTGGAAGGTGTATCTAAACTTGATAAGTTAAAATTTCGTAATCGGCAAGAAGCGCAAGCTGAAAATTTTCGGAAAATGGTGCTCGCCATGACCGAAGATGTGCGAGTGATTTTAATTAAACTCGCTGATCGCACACACAATATGCGAACCCTCGCAGCATTAAGACCTGAAAAACGACGTCGAATCGCCAAAGAAACACTAGAAATCTATGCACCTCTCGCTCATCGTTTAGGTATCCACCACATTAAAACTGAACTCGAAATTTTAGGTTTTACGGCAATGCATCCTAATCGAGCTAAAGTGATTGAAAATGTGATTAGAGCTGCTCGAGGTACTCGAAAAGAGTTAATTCAACAGATTTTGTCTGAGATTCGTAATCGTTTATTAGAGGCAAATATTGATGCTGAAGTCGAAGGGTTAGAAAAAAATATTTACGTGATTTATCAAAAAATGCAAATGCGTGAGCAGCATTTTCATTCTATCATGGATATTTATATTTTTCGGATTGTTGTTAAAGATGTTGATGCCTGCTATCGTGCACTTGGTCTTGTACATAATCTTTATAAACCACGTCTTAATCGCTTCAAAGACTATATTGCAATCCCCAAAGCTAATGGTTATCAGTCATTACACTCTTCGTTAATTGGGCCTCATGGTACGCCTGTTGAAGTTCAGATACGTACTGAAGATATGGATCAAATGGCCGAAATGGGAGTGGCTGCACACTGGGTTTACAATGCTAATGATGAATTGAACAATACAACGGCACAAATTAAAGCCCAGCGTTGGATGCAGAGCTTATTAGAGTTGCAACAAAGTGTGGGCAACTCATTTGAATTCATCGAAAATGTGAAATCTGACCTGTTTCCAAAAGAAATTTATGTTTTTACGCCTAAAGGCAGGATAGTTCAATTACCAGAAGGATCAACTGCGGTTGACCTTGCCTATGCAGTCCATTCGGACATTGGCTATCAATGTATTGGTGCGATTGTCGATCGTAAACCTTATCCTCTTTCTCAGCCACTTAGCAATGGTCAGACTGTCGAAATCATAACCTCTCCTGAAGGGCGTCCAAATGCAAATTGGCTTAATTTTGTCGTGAGTGCTAAAGCAAGATCACGTATTAGGCAAGCCCTTAAATTGTTAAAACGTGATGATGCGATTGAATTAGGTCGTCGATTGTTAAATCTTTCATTAATTAAAACTGGTGGTATCAGTTCACTGACCACTAAACAAATCGCTAAGATTGTTGAAATAACACAATTGCCTTCTTTTGATGATGTATTAGCCGAGATAGGTCTTGGTAATATAATGAGTCATTTTATTGTCAAAGGTTTAGAACACAAAGAATTGTTTCAAAATAACAGTGACACAAATAAAACATTAGTGATAACAGGCAGTGAAGGAGTATTAGTCACATTTTCTAAATGTTGTCACCCAATTCCCGATGATCCGATTGTCGGCCAAGTCAGCCCAGAAAAAGGATTAATTGTTCATCACGAATCATGTCGAAATGTAACTGGTTACCAAAATAATCCTGAAAAATATATCTTATTAAAATGGGCTACCGATATCACTCAGCAATTTGTTGCAGAAATATGGGTCGATATTTCAAACAACCAAGGTGCACTTGGGCATATCCTTTCAATCATTAATGATGAAAAAGCACATTTGCAATGGCTGAATACTGAAGAGAAAGATCGACAAATTTATACTGTCATTTTGCAAGTTGAAGTGAAAAATCGTCAGCAACTTAATGAGTTAATGCGTAAAATTTCACTACAGCAAGATGTTGTTAGTGTCACTCGTAACATTAATAAGCGATGA